One Candidatus Ornithobacterium hominis genomic region harbors:
- a CDS encoding AAA family ATPase, with amino-acid sequence MSSADQIKQTAEKIQIISQDFDELSRQMKSIIFGQEKMVESLLIGLLSNGHILLEGVPGLAKTLAIKTLSEGVHGKFSRIQFTPDLLPADVIGTLIFNAKENDFQIKKGPIFTNFLLADEINRAPAKVQSALLEAMQEKQVTIGDESYRLVEPFLVMATQNPVDQEGTYPLPEAQMDRFMLKAVISYPNYEAERQIMRNSINESFPRMNAIIDSGKILAARTLVKEIYMDEKIEQYILDIVAATRYPKDFQLPDLSDFIRFGTSPRGSINLAKAARAQAFLQRRGFVIPEDVRAVIKEVLRHRIGITYEAEAENVTTDMIIDKITQRVALP; translated from the coding sequence ATGTCGTCTGCAGATCAAATCAAACAAACCGCAGAAAAAATTCAAATTATCAGTCAAGATTTTGATGAGCTTTCTCGCCAAATGAAATCTATCATCTTCGGGCAAGAAAAAATGGTTGAAAGTCTTTTGATTGGGCTTCTGAGCAATGGCCACATTTTATTGGAAGGCGTGCCAGGGTTGGCGAAAACTTTGGCTATAAAAACTTTGTCTGAAGGTGTGCATGGTAAGTTTTCTCGTATTCAATTCACGCCAGATCTTTTGCCTGCTGATGTGATTGGTACATTGATTTTTAATGCCAAAGAAAATGATTTCCAAATCAAGAAAGGTCCTATTTTTACTAATTTTCTACTGGCTGATGAAATTAACCGGGCTCCAGCTAAAGTACAATCGGCTCTACTGGAGGCAATGCAAGAAAAACAAGTTACAATAGGTGATGAGTCTTACCGATTGGTAGAGCCATTCCTTGTAATGGCAACGCAAAATCCTGTGGACCAAGAGGGTACATATCCGCTGCCAGAGGCACAAATGGATCGGTTTATGCTCAAAGCTGTAATTTCTTACCCCAACTATGAGGCTGAACGGCAAATTATGCGCAATAGCATCAATGAGAGTTTCCCTCGGATGAATGCCATCATCGATTCAGGGAAGATTTTGGCTGCGCGTACTTTGGTGAAAGAAATTTACATGGATGAAAAAATTGAACAATATATTCTGGATATCGTTGCTGCGACTCGCTATCCCAAAGATTTTCAGTTACCTGATTTGAGTGATTTCATTCGGTTTGGGACTTCGCCACGGGGAAGCATCAATTTAGCAAAAGCGGCACGGGCTCAAGCTTTTCTACAGCGTAGAGGTTTTGTGATTCCTGAAGATGTGCGTGCAGTGATAAAAGAGGTTCTACGCCATAGAATTGGAATTACCTACGAAGCTGAGGCTGAAAATGTGACGACAGATATGATTATTGATAAAATTACACAGCGTGTCGCTCTGCCTTAA
- a CDS encoding alpha/beta fold hydrolase, whose protein sequence is MSNNILFSKIVGSNEKHLLILHGLFGQLDNWGTLGNRFAENFTVHLLDARNHGRSFHSAEMSHELMAEDLLNYIEAQKIDSVDLIGHSLGGKAAMYFALEHPTKLKHLLVADIAPKAYAPHHLEIIKALKNLDFSQIERRSDADDQLKALIKNAAVRQFLLKSLNRKKNGIYELRFNLDALSKNYNELIGHNLPDKKFEGETLFLGGKNSSYIEKGDEILIHRYFPRAEIKQIQQAGHWLHAEKPDEFYEISMNFFKP, encoded by the coding sequence ATGAGCAATAATATTTTATTCAGCAAAATAGTGGGCAGCAACGAAAAACATTTGCTGATTCTCCACGGATTATTTGGGCAATTAGACAACTGGGGAACGCTGGGCAATCGATTTGCAGAAAACTTTACCGTTCATTTATTAGACGCCAGAAACCACGGGCGCAGTTTCCATTCTGCCGAGATGAGCCATGAGCTGATGGCAGAAGACTTACTAAATTATATCGAAGCCCAAAAGATTGATTCAGTCGATTTAATAGGACATTCGCTTGGGGGGAAAGCCGCCATGTATTTTGCACTAGAACATCCCACAAAGCTTAAGCACCTCTTGGTAGCTGACATTGCTCCCAAAGCCTATGCGCCGCATCATTTAGAAATTATTAAAGCCTTGAAAAATCTTGATTTTTCTCAGATAGAACGCCGCAGCGATGCCGACGACCAATTGAAAGCTTTGATAAAAAATGCCGCCGTAAGACAATTTTTACTCAAAAGTTTAAATCGGAAAAAGAACGGAATCTATGAACTAAGATTTAATCTTGATGCTTTGAGTAAGAATTACAACGAATTGATAGGGCATAACTTGCCTGATAAAAAATTTGAAGGGGAAACACTATTTTTGGGAGGGAAAAACTCCAGTTATATCGAGAAAGGTGATGAAATATTGATTCATCGCTATTTTCCCAGAGCAGAAATCAAGCAAATCCAACAAGCAGGCCACTGGCTACATGCCGAGAAGCCTGATGAATTTTATGAAATTTCGATGAATTTTTTTAAGCCTTAA
- a CDS encoding gliding motility lipoprotein GldH produces the protein MRIKKLIFIIFVFCFFSCQSCEEKENFYKNSKNINSEWMLNDTVKFEFLGNQMRNQYNIFFILRNNNEYPYRNIYLLTKLKTPKGEEKIDTLEYQLAKASGEWLGDGMGAVKQNKLVYKSSIAFRDSGDYQIQIIHGMRDEKLKGIEGVSLLIDEIKK, from the coding sequence ATGAGGATTAAAAAACTGATTTTCATAATTTTTGTTTTTTGTTTTTTTTCTTGCCAAAGTTGTGAAGAAAAGGAGAATTTCTATAAGAATAGTAAAAATATTAATTCTGAATGGATGCTAAATGATACCGTCAAATTTGAATTTTTGGGGAATCAAATGAGAAATCAGTATAATATCTTTTTTATTTTGAGAAATAATAATGAATATCCATATAGGAATATATATTTGTTAACAAAACTAAAGACCCCTAAAGGAGAAGAAAAAATAGATACACTAGAATACCAACTAGCTAAGGCTAGCGGAGAATGGCTGGGCGATGGGATGGGAGCTGTGAAACAGAATAAATTGGTGTATAAAAGTTCCATAGCATTTCGTGACTCTGGAGATTATCAAATTCAAATAATCCATGGGATGCGAGACGAAAAATTAAAAGGAATAGAAGGTGTAAGCTTACTGATAGATGAAATAAAAAAATGA
- the folB gene encoding dihydroneopterin aldolase — protein MFKIEIKNIEVYAYHGVLPEENIIGATYQIDVAVWTNAEMAAKTDEVKNTISYADLNAIILEEMKIQAKLLEHLCYRMACKIHEEFSSIQKIELTVRKLAPPMPGKMDYAAVTYIKNF, from the coding sequence ATGTTTAAAATAGAAATTAAAAATATAGAAGTTTATGCTTATCACGGCGTTTTACCCGAAGAAAACATCATCGGAGCCACCTATCAAATCGATGTTGCAGTGTGGACAAATGCCGAGATGGCAGCAAAAACTGATGAGGTAAAAAATACCATTAGCTATGCTGATTTGAATGCTATTATTTTAGAAGAAATGAAAATTCAAGCGAAATTATTAGAGCATTTATGTTATCGGATGGCGTGCAAAATTCATGAGGAATTTTCTTCGATTCAGAAGATTGAACTGACAGTAAGGAAGTTAGCACCGCCGATGCCTGGCAAAATGGATTATGCTGCGGTGACTTACATCAAAAATTTTTAA
- the tyrS gene encoding tyrosine--tRNA ligase, whose product MKDFLADLRWRGMIQDCTPGLEEQLKSESTKAYIGFDPTADSLHIGSLVPIILLMRFQQAGHKPVALVGGATGMIGDPTGKSDERNLLDEETLAKNVAGIKRVLSRFINFESTAENAPELVNNYDWMKDFSFIDFARNVGKRITVNYMMSKDSVKKRLSSDSGVGMSFTEFTYQLIQGYDFYHLYQEKGIKMQMGGSDQWGNMTTGTELIRRMTEGKTEAFALTCPLVTKADGSKFGKSEGGNIWLDADKTSVYKFYQFWLNVADEDAEKFMKYYTFLDQESIQKLANAHQEEPHKRILQKTLAEEVTKLVHGEDELHKAQKASQILFGNSTSADLKQLDETSFLAVFEGVPQSQISRNELQDDFLEILSTKTEFLKSKGEARRAIEQNSISVNKDKVGEDFSLSEENLINGKYILLQRGKKNYFVLIVD is encoded by the coding sequence ATGAAAGATTTTTTAGCAGATTTACGTTGGCGAGGAATGATTCAAGACTGCACCCCAGGATTAGAAGAGCAACTCAAAAGCGAATCTACCAAAGCATACATTGGTTTTGACCCTACAGCCGATTCCCTGCACATCGGGAGTTTGGTTCCTATTATTTTGCTCATGCGTTTTCAACAGGCTGGTCATAAGCCAGTTGCACTTGTTGGCGGAGCTACAGGCATGATTGGTGACCCCACCGGAAAGTCTGACGAAAGAAACCTGCTAGACGAAGAAACTCTAGCTAAAAATGTGGCAGGGATTAAACGCGTTTTATCTCGCTTCATCAATTTTGAAAGCACAGCAGAGAATGCACCCGAACTCGTAAATAATTATGATTGGATGAAAGATTTTTCATTCATTGATTTTGCTCGAAACGTAGGAAAAAGAATCACAGTCAACTATATGATGTCCAAAGATTCAGTAAAAAAAAGACTCTCTAGCGATAGCGGTGTAGGAATGTCTTTCACCGAATTTACCTATCAACTGATTCAGGGCTATGATTTTTATCATCTCTACCAAGAGAAAGGCATCAAAATGCAAATGGGCGGTAGCGACCAGTGGGGGAATATGACGACGGGAACCGAACTTATCCGCCGAATGACCGAAGGTAAAACGGAGGCTTTTGCCTTGACTTGTCCGCTCGTGACCAAGGCTGACGGTTCTAAATTTGGAAAATCTGAAGGCGGAAATATTTGGCTTGATGCTGATAAAACAAGCGTTTATAAATTCTACCAATTTTGGCTAAACGTTGCAGATGAAGATGCCGAAAAATTCATGAAATATTACACTTTCTTAGACCAAGAAAGCATTCAAAAATTAGCTAACGCTCACCAAGAAGAACCACACAAAAGAATTTTGCAAAAAACGCTTGCAGAAGAAGTTACAAAACTTGTGCATGGCGAAGATGAACTCCATAAAGCTCAAAAAGCCAGCCAAATTCTCTTCGGGAACTCAACTTCTGCAGACCTAAAGCAATTGGACGAAACAAGCTTTTTGGCCGTGTTTGAAGGCGTCCCACAAAGTCAAATTTCTCGCAATGAACTGCAAGATGATTTCTTAGAAATCCTTTCAACTAAAACTGAATTTCTAAAATCAAAAGGTGAAGCGCGCCGAGCCATTGAGCAGAATTCTATTTCTGTCAATAAAGATAAAGTTGGAGAAGATTTTAGCTTGAGCGAAGAGAATTTAATCAACGGGAAATACATTCTCCTACAGCGAGGTAAGAAGAATTATTTTGTTTTAATCGTAGATTAA
- a CDS encoding DUF58 domain-containing protein yields the protein MDTKELLKKVRQIEIKTKRRTNNLFLGEYHSSFKGRGMTFSEVRPYAIGDDVRSIDWNKTAQYSQPYVKTFEEERELSLILLVDISASQNFGTRKQLKKETVAEICASLAFSALANNDKVGLILFSDEVELFLPPAKGRFHALRIIRELIEFEPKNAQTNLNKALKFLLQTQKRKSIVFILSDFTENNYAKSLNAAARQHDITGIRVYDEKEEILPDIGIVQFRDVETGVLQIVNTSSKSVRNQHKVFYEKVRIQFKNNFNTAGADSLSIKTDDDYIKKLLHYFKHHHTT from the coding sequence ATGGATACCAAGGAATTGCTTAAAAAAGTTCGCCAAATTGAAATTAAGACGAAACGACGAACCAATAATTTGTTTTTGGGCGAATACCATAGTTCGTTTAAAGGAAGAGGCATGACTTTTTCTGAAGTTCGGCCTTACGCTATAGGCGATGATGTACGTAGTATTGATTGGAATAAAACAGCACAATATTCTCAACCTTATGTTAAAACTTTTGAAGAAGAAAGGGAATTATCTCTAATATTGCTGGTTGACATCAGCGCCAGCCAAAATTTTGGAACGCGTAAGCAATTAAAAAAAGAAACCGTAGCAGAGATTTGCGCAAGTTTAGCTTTCTCTGCCTTGGCAAATAATGATAAGGTGGGTTTAATTTTGTTTTCTGATGAAGTGGAATTGTTTTTACCTCCAGCAAAAGGTCGTTTTCATGCTTTGAGAATCATTCGGGAATTGATAGAATTTGAGCCTAAAAATGCTCAAACCAATTTAAATAAGGCTTTAAAATTTTTGCTCCAAACGCAAAAAAGAAAAAGTATTGTGTTTATTCTTTCTGATTTTACCGAAAATAATTATGCTAAAAGTCTAAATGCAGCTGCTCGCCAACATGATATTACTGGTATTCGCGTGTATGATGAAAAGGAAGAAATTTTGCCTGATATTGGCATCGTTCAGTTCAGAGATGTAGAAACGGGAGTCTTGCAAATTGTGAATACCAGCTCCAAAAGTGTGAGAAACCAACATAAAGTTTTTTATGAAAAAGTAAGAATTCAGTTTAAAAATAATTTTAATACAGCTGGTGCGGATTCTCTTTCTATCAAAACCGATGATGATTATATCAAAAAATTGTTACATTATTTTAAACATCACCACACCACATGA
- a CDS encoding penicillin-binding protein 1A, with protein MTNNKNKTKKKNPWVWRLIALFWGLLIASVLGIAGILYSVSEGMLGPLPDVEQLENPDINVASEIYSSDGILMDKFEKEQRIPVNFKDIPEHMVKALYAREDVRFNEHSGIDGEAVLRAVFAGGQQGGGSTITQQLAKQLFTIKRSKDKLEAVKQKLKEWVVATQLEQRYTKEEIIAMYLNKFDFIYRANGVEAAAQTYFQKNVQDLDVDEAAMLIAMLKNPVYYNPVDHPERAKNERNIVLRQMLKYGFLNPQEFAQYSERPLGINFKMLKSSIKETYSAYFKYTMRKELEDYFEKFADKFGVHYDLYRDGLKIYTSIDSRMQKMAEQSIKEHLANEQKLFFQVQKGRSLAPFYDISSAKRKEILEAAMRRTEVYKNMHAQGIDEEKIREEFYKPRESVQFFTWEGKEYRKNKSWMDSIIYHKHIIEAGLMAMNPKDGTIKAWVGGIDWDYFKYDHVKQARRQVGSTFKPFVYATAIHQMNYSPCHQVSNERFKSGNWEPKNANGRYGGSLSLRDGLAHSVNVISARLISESGPEAVIQLAKDLGIKSPIPNNLTIALGSSDITLYEMVGAFSTFANGGIYIKPEFILSIEDKNGKIIKDFEPETREVLSEEVAFTMIDLLEGVVEKGTASGVRRYGITGEVGGKTGTTNAGSDSWYIGLTPNLVTGVWVGNEDRAAHFPGWHSQGAKMALPIWAYFMQKVYKEGKEFGISQKDKFEKPEGIERKWDCSSVNSGFYDFGNIGNYQQPQKTQSREKSVNEILSSSNDTISFE; from the coding sequence ATGACAAATAATAAGAATAAAACCAAGAAGAAAAATCCATGGGTTTGGCGTTTGATTGCCTTATTTTGGGGTTTATTAATTGCCAGTGTTTTAGGTATCGCAGGGATTCTATATAGCGTTTCAGAAGGAATGCTGGGGCCGTTACCAGATGTAGAGCAACTGGAAAATCCAGATATTAATGTTGCTTCAGAAATCTATTCGTCAGATGGTATTTTGATGGATAAATTTGAGAAAGAACAGCGAATTCCTGTTAACTTTAAAGATATACCAGAGCATATGGTTAAGGCTTTATATGCAAGAGAAGATGTGCGTTTTAATGAGCATTCTGGCATCGATGGAGAAGCCGTTCTGAGAGCAGTTTTTGCTGGCGGACAGCAAGGGGGAGGCAGCACGATAACACAGCAATTAGCTAAGCAACTGTTTACCATCAAACGCTCTAAAGATAAATTAGAAGCAGTAAAGCAGAAGTTAAAAGAATGGGTGGTCGCAACACAGCTAGAGCAGCGCTATACCAAAGAGGAGATTATAGCGATGTACCTCAATAAATTTGACTTTATTTACAGAGCCAATGGGGTGGAAGCAGCGGCACAAACCTATTTTCAGAAAAATGTTCAAGATCTAGATGTGGATGAAGCTGCGATGCTAATTGCCATGCTAAAAAATCCTGTTTATTATAACCCTGTAGACCATCCTGAACGTGCTAAAAATGAAAGAAACATAGTCTTAAGACAAATGCTGAAATATGGCTTTCTAAATCCACAGGAGTTTGCCCAATACAGTGAAAGACCACTAGGAATCAACTTCAAAATGCTGAAAAGTAGCATTAAAGAAACGTACTCTGCTTACTTTAAATACACGATGCGAAAGGAGCTCGAAGATTATTTTGAGAAATTTGCAGACAAATTTGGTGTTCACTATGACTTATACCGTGATGGGTTAAAAATCTATACATCTATCGATTCTCGCATGCAAAAGATGGCCGAGCAGTCAATAAAAGAACATTTGGCCAATGAGCAAAAATTATTCTTCCAAGTTCAGAAAGGACGTTCTTTAGCTCCATTTTATGACATTTCTTCAGCCAAACGAAAAGAAATCCTAGAAGCAGCAATGCGCCGAACAGAAGTCTATAAAAACATGCATGCACAAGGAATTGATGAGGAAAAAATTCGTGAAGAGTTTTATAAACCAAGAGAATCTGTTCAGTTTTTCACATGGGAAGGAAAAGAATATAGAAAAAATAAATCTTGGATGGATAGCATTATTTACCATAAACATATCATAGAAGCAGGGCTGATGGCAATGAACCCAAAAGACGGGACCATCAAAGCCTGGGTAGGAGGCATTGATTGGGATTATTTCAAATATGACCATGTGAAACAAGCTCGTCGACAAGTCGGTTCTACATTCAAACCTTTTGTTTATGCCACTGCTATTCACCAAATGAACTACTCACCTTGCCATCAAGTATCTAATGAGAGATTCAAAAGCGGGAACTGGGAGCCCAAAAATGCCAATGGACGCTATGGTGGATCCCTTTCTCTGAGAGATGGCTTAGCACATTCTGTTAACGTGATTTCTGCAAGATTAATCTCAGAAAGTGGGCCTGAAGCCGTGATACAACTCGCTAAAGATTTAGGGATAAAATCTCCAATACCCAATAATCTTACAATAGCTCTAGGCTCCTCAGATATAACTTTGTATGAAATGGTAGGAGCTTTTAGCACCTTTGCAAACGGAGGAATTTACATCAAACCAGAATTTATTCTGTCTATCGAAGATAAAAATGGAAAAATCATTAAAGATTTTGAGCCAGAAACCAGAGAAGTATTAAGTGAAGAAGTTGCCTTTACCATGATAGATTTACTCGAGGGCGTCGTGGAAAAAGGAACAGCTTCTGGCGTGAGAAGATATGGTATAACAGGAGAAGTAGGTGGTAAGACTGGAACAACGAATGCTGGCTCAGACTCTTGGTACATCGGTCTTACTCCAAACTTGGTTACAGGCGTTTGGGTGGGGAATGAAGACCGTGCAGCTCACTTCCCTGGTTGGCACTCACAAGGAGCCAAAATGGCATTACCCATTTGGGCATATTTTATGCAAAAAGTCTATAAAGAAGGGAAAGAATTTGGCATTTCACAAAAAGATAAATTTGAAAAACCAGAGGGCATAGAGAGAAAATGGGATTGTAGCTCGGTAAATAGCGGATTTTATGACTTCGGAAATATTGGAAATTATCAACAACCTCAGAAAACTCAGTCAAGAGAGAAGTCAGTAAATGAAATCTTGTCCTCAAGCAATGATACGATTTCTTTTGAATAA
- a CDS encoding UDP-N-acetylmuramate--L-alanine ligase: protein MKKIHFIAIGGSAMHNLAISLHEKGYKITGSDDSLFEPSKSRLEQRNIAPKEIGWFEENITPDLDAVILGMHAHADNPELQRAKELNIPIYSYPEFLYEQSKNQTRVVIGGSHGKTTITSMILHVLHYHERKENYMVGAQLEGFDVMVRLQDDADFMIMEGDEYLSSTIDRRPKFLLYQPNIALISGIAWDHINVFPTFENYVQQFRDFVASITNGGILIYNAEDFEVQKVINQSENPVRKIPYKTPKYAVKDGKTYLQTPFGEIPLKIFGRHNLSNLEGARTLCNHLGIMDEDFYDAIQSFGGAAKRLEKIKEENGKIVFKDYAHSPSKVKSTAKAVREQFPDKKIIACQELHTYSSLNRDFIDQYKNALDPADEKIVYYSEDALRIKRREPIPPAEIKQAFGDESIQVFTNPEDLKEYLFQLNREDAVLLMMSSGNYGGLDLKSL, encoded by the coding sequence ATGAAAAAAATTCATTTTATTGCCATAGGAGGAAGTGCGATGCATAATTTAGCCATTTCTCTCCACGAAAAAGGATATAAAATCACAGGTTCTGATGATTCTTTGTTTGAACCCTCAAAATCTCGCCTCGAGCAGCGCAACATTGCACCTAAAGAAATAGGCTGGTTTGAGGAAAACATTACCCCCGATTTAGATGCAGTGATTCTTGGCATGCATGCCCACGCAGATAATCCTGAGCTTCAGAGAGCTAAAGAATTAAACATTCCGATTTATTCATATCCTGAATTTCTTTATGAGCAATCCAAAAATCAGACGCGTGTAGTCATTGGCGGTTCGCACGGGAAAACAACAATCACCTCAATGATTTTGCATGTTTTGCACTACCACGAGAGGAAAGAGAATTACATGGTCGGTGCACAGCTAGAGGGATTTGATGTGATGGTTCGCCTGCAAGATGATGCCGATTTTATGATAATGGAAGGAGATGAGTACCTTTCTTCTACCATCGACAGACGACCTAAATTTCTACTTTATCAGCCCAATATTGCCTTAATTAGCGGGATAGCTTGGGATCATATAAATGTTTTCCCTACGTTTGAGAATTACGTGCAGCAATTTCGAGACTTTGTCGCTAGCATTACCAATGGCGGCATTTTGATTTACAATGCAGAGGACTTTGAAGTTCAGAAAGTGATAAATCAGAGTGAAAATCCAGTTCGTAAAATTCCATATAAAACACCAAAATATGCGGTGAAAGATGGCAAAACTTATTTGCAAACACCATTTGGTGAGATTCCATTGAAAATTTTTGGTCGGCATAATTTGAGTAATTTAGAAGGTGCTAGAACGCTGTGTAATCACCTAGGCATAATGGATGAGGATTTTTACGATGCAATTCAAAGCTTTGGCGGAGCAGCAAAAAGATTAGAGAAAATCAAAGAAGAAAACGGCAAAATCGTATTCAAAGATTATGCACATTCGCCCAGCAAAGTAAAGTCTACGGCTAAAGCTGTAAGAGAACAATTCCCCGACAAAAAAATCATTGCTTGCCAGGAATTGCATACCTACAGCTCGCTCAATCGTGATTTTATAGACCAGTACAAAAATGCGCTAGACCCAGCAGATGAAAAAATTGTTTATTATAGCGAAGATGCCTTGCGGATAAAACGCCGAGAACCCATCCCGCCAGCAGAAATCAAGCAAGCTTTTGGCGATGAAAGCATTCAAGTTTTTACTAACCCTGAAGATTTAAAAGAATATTTATTTCAGTTGAATAGAGAAGATGCTGTTCTGCTAATGATGAGCAGCGGCAACTACGGCGGGTTAGATTTGAAGAGCCTTTAG
- a CDS encoding DUF3843 family protein has translation MNKLYIKDWLAYQPYTKEGTADIFYMNLANQIQEKLFEIRSQHLILEHLETEDLRDLAVFLTSYFEDFISQTEIFKGFKNLNQDLYGKNLPFFEAENSADDINLDDVQFLVWYFFNLPKQDFLFNPKNESFTQIAQAVFEILDESYEFAPENTALKTYFSIKDEHNFDEVRYFFDKLLVKSFLLKYDTAVDFHFKSQPLMQDSSQAGFQRYKSFRDYYTINQKTKLLGLRSCEWAAAMNGENAEFSKALKNLSENQQNVFRFIELDGKNLKVEHLVSGKIVTLAGDNFTEAKKLPPNALFSAGICRWEGKYVITGILWVNTFDEKIADAYRNQFPSAHLFETEVEIENRKNRLAWEENYFKQQASHSFFHLADVSSAIDFINDFYAEVEKHHEINQAQVQQMLQQVNLKEKVRNFLIFYNEKEGLEFYFNLPEGLEIENNPFFIEKNGDFLLKLMMSEEISGELFKALKNNFSFDSELNAYNPQDQDFLLRFFKPNRHHQ, from the coding sequence ATGAATAAGTTATACATCAAAGATTGGTTAGCATATCAGCCCTATACGAAAGAAGGAACAGCAGATATTTTTTACATGAATTTGGCAAATCAAATTCAAGAAAAGTTATTTGAAATCCGCTCGCAACATTTGATTTTAGAGCATTTAGAAACGGAAGACCTCCGAGATTTGGCTGTTTTTTTAACTTCTTATTTTGAAGATTTTATCTCACAAACAGAGATTTTTAAAGGCTTTAAAAATTTAAACCAAGATCTTTACGGTAAAAATTTACCCTTTTTTGAAGCTGAAAATTCTGCAGATGATATAAATTTAGATGATGTTCAATTTTTAGTTTGGTATTTTTTCAATTTACCCAAGCAAGATTTTTTGTTCAATCCCAAAAATGAAAGTTTTACTCAAATCGCTCAAGCTGTTTTTGAAATCTTAGATGAATCGTATGAATTTGCTCCAGAAAATACAGCGTTAAAAACTTATTTTAGTATAAAAGATGAACATAATTTTGATGAAGTACGTTATTTCTTTGATAAACTTTTGGTAAAAAGTTTCTTGCTCAAATACGATACAGCGGTTGATTTTCATTTCAAAAGTCAGCCATTGATGCAAGATTCCTCGCAAGCAGGTTTTCAGCGTTATAAAAGTTTCAGAGATTACTACACCATCAATCAAAAAACCAAACTTCTCGGCTTGCGCAGCTGCGAGTGGGCTGCCGCAATGAATGGTGAAAATGCTGAATTTTCTAAAGCCTTAAAAAATCTCTCAGAAAATCAACAGAATGTTTTTCGCTTCATTGAGCTGGACGGAAAAAATTTAAAAGTAGAGCATTTAGTTTCAGGCAAAATAGTAACTTTGGCGGGTGATAACTTTACTGAGGCAAAAAAATTGCCACCCAATGCTTTGTTTAGCGCTGGGATTTGCCGTTGGGAAGGGAAATATGTCATCACTGGGATTCTTTGGGTCAATACGTTTGATGAAAAAATTGCTGATGCGTATAGAAATCAATTTCCATCGGCACATCTATTTGAAACAGAAGTGGAAATTGAAAATCGAAAAAATCGTCTTGCTTGGGAGGAAAATTATTTTAAGCAACAGGCTTCGCATTCCTTTTTCCATTTAGCTGATGTTTCTTCAGCGATTGATTTCATCAATGATTTCTATGCTGAGGTAGAAAAACACCACGAGATTAACCAAGCGCAAGTTCAGCAAATGTTGCAGCAAGTTAATTTGAAAGAAAAAGTTCGTAATTTTTTAATTTTCTATAACGAGAAAGAAGGTTTAGAGTTTTATTTTAATCTTCCCGAAGGTTTAGAAATTGAAAATAATCCGTTTTTTATAGAAAAAAATGGTGATTTTCTACTGAAATTGATGATGAGCGAAGAAATTTCTGGAGAATTATTTAAGGCTTTGAAAAATAATTTCTCCTTTGATTCTGAATTAAATGCTTACAATCCGCAAGACCAAGATTTCTTGCTGAGATTCTTTAAACCTAATCGCCATCATCAGTAA
- a CDS encoding pyridoxine 5'-phosphate synthase, with product MKTKLSVNINKIATLRNARGGNEPNVIEAALNCEKFGAQGITVHPRPDERHIRYQDVYELKEVLTTEFNIEGKPIDEFMKMVLEVKPTQVTLVPDAENAITSNAGWDTEKHQDYLTEIITELKRNKIRTSIFLDPRPELIESVAATGTDRIELYTESFATHYAQGDKTEVEMYKATALFAQEAGLEVNAGHDLSLDNIQYLISEIPFLAEVSIGHALISEALYLGLENTIQRYLRKIELGYKNAKNEQ from the coding sequence ATGAAAACAAAACTCAGTGTAAATATAAACAAAATTGCAACACTTAGAAACGCCCGCGGCGGCAATGAACCCAACGTTATAGAAGCAGCACTTAATTGTGAAAAGTTTGGAGCACAAGGCATCACCGTACACCCACGCCCTGACGAAAGACACATTCGTTACCAAGATGTTTACGAGCTCAAAGAAGTCCTCACCACAGAATTCAACATCGAAGGAAAACCCATTGATGAATTTATGAAAATGGTACTCGAGGTAAAACCCACACAAGTGACTCTGGTGCCCGATGCCGAAAATGCCATAACCTCTAATGCTGGCTGGGACACCGAGAAACACCAAGATTATTTAACAGAAATCATCACCGAACTCAAGCGAAATAAAATCCGCACTAGTATCTTTCTTGACCCCCGTCCAGAACTGATCGAGTCAGTCGCCGCCACGGGCACCGACCGCATTGAACTCTACACAGAATCCTTCGCCACGCACTATGCCCAAGGAGATAAAACCGAGGTAGAGATGTACAAAGCCACCGCACTTTTTGCTCAAGAAGCAGGCCTAGAGGTAAACGCTGGTCACGATTTGAGCTTGGATAATATTCAATATTTAATTTCAGAAATTCCCTTTTTGGCAGAAGTCTCCATCGGACATGCCCTGATTTCTGAAGCTTTGTATTTAGGTTTAGAAAACACCATCCAACGCTACTTGAGAAAAATTGAATTAGGCTACAAAAATGCAAAAAATGAGCAATAA